Proteins from a single region of Corylus avellana chromosome ca11, CavTom2PMs-1.0:
- the LOC132165019 gene encoding F-box protein At2g17036-like translates to MAISSTSESDWAWLPTDLLDSILHKLASPFDMVRFGAVCKSWGTAARQGTQIPKLLVPSKDNIEKARSLYSITDRTISDVTLPVPYNRRRCCGSSFGWLSFVTNTSSIILFNPFRNKKIRLPQLQKLTVYTRKSGKQYTVKKVTLSSDPAEDSDCLVVAIFGEFSDLVFMKLGDESWTYVEHEYGHLFSDVLYYKGQVLAIDHRSELISLDVNTNKKNVLAPQDLEHAYQTYLVETSNGDLFLLRRFFDEDSLSEQIPQSITGYFTVHKLVLDDESGRVVERVEVKNIGDDAFFVGDNQSISISTSDFPYCQPNSIYYTDDYIFTRPYFPDGAIDMGIFNLKDRSIRLHYKPNPSHKYYMPPPIWILLPML, encoded by the coding sequence ATGGCAATTTCATCAACGTCCGAATCAGATTGGGCATGGCTTCCAACGGACCTCCTAGATTCGATTCTGCACAAGCTGGCCTCACCCTTTGACATGGTTCGTTTTGGTGCCGTATGCAAGTCATGGGGGACAGCGGCACGACAAGGCACTCAAATTCCCAAGCTGCTGGTTCCCAGCAAAGACAATATCGAGAAAGCGCGGAGTTTATACAGCATCACCGACCGGACAATCTCTGACGTTACCCTCCCCGTGCCTTACAATAGAAGAAGATGCTGCGGTTCTTCATTTGGTTGGTTGAGCTTTGTAACCAACACTTCGTCCATTATCCTCTTCAACCCCTTCAGGAACAAGAAAATCCGTCTCCCACAGCTTCAAAAACTCACAGTCTATACAAGGAAGTCAGGTAAGCAGTATACCGTCAAAAAAGTTACATTGTCCTCGGACCCCGCTGAGGACTCGGATTGCCTTGTCGTGGCAATATTTGGTGAATTTAGTGACTTGGTTTTCATGAAATTAGGTGACGAATCTTGGACTTATGTGGAACATGAGTATGGACACTTGTTCTCTGATGTTTTATATTATAAAGGCCAGGTTCTCGCCATTGATCATCGAAGTGAGCTTATATCCCTCGATGTcaataccaataaaaaaaatgtacttgcGCCCCAAGATTTGGAGCATGCTTACCAGACATATCTGGTGGAAACATCTAACGGGGATTTGTTCCTCCTACGGAGGTTCTTCGATGAAGATTCGTTATCTGAACAGATTCCACAGAGCATAACTGGTTATTTTACGGTGCACAAGCTTGTGCTAGATGATGAAAGTGGAAGAGTGGTGGAGCGGGTGGAGGTGAAGAACATAGGAGATGATGCCTTTTTCGTGGGAGACAATCAGTCTATATCTATTTCAACTTCTGACTTTCCGTATTGTCAGCCCAACTCCATATATTACACTGATGACTACATTTTTACTCGTCCATATTTTCCTGATGGGGCCATTGACATGGGTATCTTCAATTTGAAAGACAGAAGCATTCGACTACACTACAAACCAAATCCTTCACACAAGTACTATATGCCTCCCCCAATTTGGATACTATTGCCCATGTTGTAA